In Dendropsophus ebraccatus isolate aDenEbr1 chromosome 14, aDenEbr1.pat, whole genome shotgun sequence, the following proteins share a genomic window:
- the LOC138772385 gene encoding gastrula-specific protein 17-like — protein sequence MSQHWQSPSVNGNRDRGMSPFCPPSQRQMSPKRWSSPYQNRHNRNWSVSQSNWSPHHYNPGSSPDRYWGHQQQWSPNQWDPACNYHRSWGYTPKTPKYSPSYKQSPQHGSVYPERKTVHSQGKTQVTPRKNPKDISNYYSPSMMEDPWAELVAKANVPSESE from the exons ATGTCACAACACTGGCAGTCTCcctcagtgaatggaaacagagATAGGGGGATGTCTCCATTCTGCCCCCCATCACAGAGACAGATGTCACCAAAACGCTGGAGCTCCCCCTATCAGAACCGCCACAACAGAAACTGGTCAGTATCTCAGAGCAACTGGAGCCCCCACCATTACAACCCAGGCTCTAGTCCAGATAGATACTGGGGGCACCAGCAGCAGTGGTCTCCTAACCAATGGGATCCGGCCTGTAACTACCACAGAAGCTGGGGCTACACCCCGAAGACCCCCAAATATTCACCATCTTATAAACAGAGTCCACAACACGGATCAGTGTATCCTGAGAGGAAGACTGTACACTCCCAGGGGAAGACACAG GTCACTCCCAGAAAGAATCCCAAAGACATCAGTAACTACTACAGTCCATCCATGATGGAGGACCCATGGGCGGAACTAGTGGCCAAAGCTAATGTCCCATCAGAGTCTGAATGA